The Acropora palmata chromosome 10, jaAcrPala1.3, whole genome shotgun sequence genome contains a region encoding:
- the LOC141894560 gene encoding uncharacterized protein LOC141894560: MLVLLLIWYLPFVECKTKSQNCSLAKMKFLAVSNVIVAFYLLPVVDCASIGLYDSRMYLQGNVQVYFDEPREIVWSGLTNGHRYPMINSGDTIALRLAYTYASLNTYWLSCTTTSCGYNTCPGMLITSSEWTSCSANMRFLIRAMNKMDGQPINSGDTVSIVSIAYGSEYRLRCDTSTSYKCRVTS, from the exons atGTTAGTCCTACTGTTGATTTGGTATCTTCCCTTCGTAGAGTGTAAGACGAAGAGCCAGAATTGCTCCTTGGCGAAGATGAAGTTTCTCGCAGTTTCCAATGTCATTGTAGCGTTCTATTTGTTACCGGTGGTGGATTGTGCGTCTATCGGCCTCTATGATTCCCGGATGTATCTTCAAGGAAATGTTCAAGTCTACTTTGATGAGCCTAGAGAAATTGTTTGGAGCGGTTTGACCAATG GACACCGATACCCGATGATCAACAGTGGCGATACCATAGCCTTACGATTGGCTTACACATATGCCTCGTTAAATACCTACTGGCTCTCCTGCACCACGACCAGTTGTGGATACAATACTTGCCCTGGTATGCTGATAACCTCATCCGAATGGACCTCCTGTTCAGCCAACATGAGGTTTTTAATCCGTGCCATGAATAAAATGGACGGTCAGCCAATCAACAGCGGCGATACAGTGTCGATCGTCTCCATAGCCTATGGCTCTGAGTACCGCCTTCGATGTGATACCTCTACGTCCTACAAATGTCGCGTCACATCGTAA
- the LOC141894714 gene encoding uncharacterized protein LOC141894714, producing MKFLAVSNVIVTFYLLPVVDCGSVSLLSSRLNAEGNVQVYFDKPREIIWSGLTNGHRYPMINSGDTIALRLAYTYASLNTYWLSCTTTSCGYSTCPGTLITSSEWTSCSANMRFLIRAMNKMDGQPINSGDTVSIVSISYGSEYRLRCGASTTYKCRVTSTTSSFKGNAWLSYAHTTFQIFARNAVDGTPLQYGDIVGFKYPYGGRMRWLYYYSYYFYARDCSVNSKYTCANQNTNTGFKIFKKL from the exons ATGAAGTTTCTCGCAGTTTCCAATGTCATTGTAACGTTCTATTTGTTACCGGTGGTGGATTGTGGGTCTGTCAGCCTCTTAAGTAGCCGGCTGAATGCTGAAGGAAATGTGCAAGTCTACTTTGACAAGCCTAGAGAAATTATTTGGAGCGGTTTGACCAATG GACACCGATACCCGATGATCAACAGTGGCGATACCATAGCCTTACGATTGGCTTACACATATGCCTCGTTAAATACCTACTGGCTCTCCTGCACCACGACCAGTTGTGGATACAGTACTTGCCCTGGTACGCTGATAACCTCATCCGAATGGACCTCCTGTTCAGCCAACATGAGGTTTTTAATCCGTGCCATGAATAAAATGGACGGTCAGCCAATCAACAGCGGCGATACAGTGTCGATCGTCTCCATATCGTATGGCTCTGAGTACCGCCTTCGATGTGGTGCCTCTACGACCTATAAATGTCGCGTCACATC gacaACCTCTTCATTCAAAGGAAATGCTTGGCTGAGCTACGCTCACACTACTTTCCAGATCTTCGCCAGAAACGCTGTGGATGGTACTCCTCTGCAATATGGGGATATTGTGGGCTTTAAGTATCCTTACGGCGGCAGAATGCGGTGGCTTTACTACTACAGTTATTACTTCTACGCCAGAGATTGCAGCGTAAACAGCAAGTATACGTGCGCAAATCAAAACACTAACACAGGCTTCAAGATCTTCAAAAAGCTGTGA
- the LOC141894699 gene encoding mitochondrial enolase superfamily member 1-like, whose protein sequence is MAKLIEVSVRDIRFPTSRELHGSDAMHKSPDYSAVYVVFKTDSGNDIEGHGLTFTLGRGNELVLKAAQLYAKALIGRTTDEIFGDFGRVWRELARESQIRWLGPEKGAIHLALAAVINALWDLWAKMEDKPLWKLLTDMSPEQLVSVIDFSYLSDVLTKEEAIDILQENSSSKQEREKEIITKGYPSYTTSAGWIGYTELQLHELCQKYLKAGWTRFKMKVGSNLDDDMKRAEIFRQEIGWDNFLAMDANQCWDVDEAVYHMKRLAKFKPIWIEEPTSPDDVLGHAEISKKLQPLGIGVASGEHCQNRVIFKQFLQLKGLQFCQIDSCRMGGLNEVLAVLLMAAKFGVPVCPHGGGVGLCEYIQHISIFDYICVSASLENRVTEFADHLHEHFIHPAVTENGAYKVPMSPGYSAEMKKESLDAYEYPTGSEWQKLISNGQFESKFESSG, encoded by the exons ATGGCAAAGCTAATTGAAGTTTCTGTGCGGGATATAAGGTTCCCAACTTCTCGGGAACTGCATGGCTCAGATGCTATG caCAAATCACCTGATTATTCTGCAGtttatgttgtttttaaaactGATTCAGGAAATGACATAGAAGGGCATGGATTGACATTTACTCTGGGAAGAGGGAATGAGTTAG TTTTAAAAGCAGCCCAACTTTATGCCAAAGCACTGATTGGAAGAACAACTGATGAAATTTTCGGTGACTTTGGCAGAGTTTGGCGAGAATTGGCTCGTGAAAGTCAGATCAGATGG CTTGGTCCAGAAAAAGGTGCCATTCACCTTGCTCTAGCAGCTGTTATCAATGCTTTGTGGGATCTTTGGGCAAAGATGGAGGATAAG ccTCTTTGGAAACTATTAACAGATATG TCTCCTGAACAGCTGGTTTCAGTAATTGACTTCAGTTATCT GTCTGATGTTCTGACCAAAGAGGAAGCAATAG ATATTCTTCAAGAAAACTCAAGCAGCAAGCAAGAAAGAG AGAAAGAGATCATTACAAAGGGATATCCATCATACACCACATCAGCTGGTTGGATAGGTTACACAGAACTGCAATTGCATGAACTGTGCCAGAAATATCTCAAGGCGGGATGGACAAG ATTTAAGATGAAAGTAGGTTCTAACCTGGATGATGATATGAAGCGAGCAGAGATATTTAGGCAAGAAATTGGATGGGATAACTTTTTG GCAATGGATGCCAATCAGTGCTGGGATGTGGATGAGGCAGTTTATCACATGAAACGCTTGGCCAAGTTTAAACCGATTTGGATTGAGGAACCAACTTCACCAGATGATGTTTTAG GACATGCTGAGATTTCCAAGAAGCTGCAGCCTTTGGGAATCGGCGTTGCTTCGGGAGAGCATTGCCAGAATCGAGTGATATTCAAGCAATTCTTACAACTCAAAGGATTGCAGTTTTGTCAGATTGATAGCTGTCGAATGGGTGGATTGAATGAAGTGTTAGCTGTTCTCCTTATGGCTGCTAAGTTTGGAG TGCCTGTCTGTCCACATGGAGGTGGTGTTGGTTTATGTGAATACATTCAgcacatttcaatttttgattaCATTTGTGTCTCGGCATCATTAGAAAACAG AGTAACAGAATTTGCGGATCATCTTCATGAACATTTCATTCACCCAGCCGTGACAGAAAACGGAGCATATAAAGTGCCGATG AGCCCGGGATACAGcgctgaaatgaaaaaggaatCTCTTGATGCATATGAATATCCTACCGGATCAGAATGGCAAAAGCTTATTAGTAATGGCCAATTCGAAAGCAAGTTTGAATCTTCAGGATAA
- the LOC141894684 gene encoding uncharacterized protein LOC141894684 isoform X3, with the protein MDLDQTQAIYDLTEEEEEEQVESERDVKKEVAYLKVFSQQGFKETIFPVFKGDNFIGRDRKCSITIPIKGLSKKHACIEVQRDLHLIHDCESKNKTKKGKSFLKPTIRYELRHGDMLTFGDVKCQFLVEADKEEDDNDETGSETGSESVLPEVNTEEEQNSDEAPSAVIENVTEIPSEEVEARQPSGLSKEEEEEAYAADTDYETDEEKPLATAPIVPVVYSSEEECETPARYKIASPSLDKNPGETLAYGLGSLEGVFRNRESSGSAASYSDKKASVPPTLILSPESDIQSDGKGDRPSSDNNQSSFNKPPEPGVSGMHPSCAPTLLYGSESDDGSPQRRPRNLQARGSDVEDPTCAPTLLCGSESEDGSPVKRPSRRGASSMALVLDESDINVGDDNKAHNETNGSGVDVEEQVAAAKVDSTDDEDQKSNDKKNRDSDMYGEDSATQPYAADSKKGEGIPLRIESTDQNAFDMNAPRNEPDMEATQAYFFEVADDEDDKVEEQDSEGSDSQPLPISLSVVEDENNMGPTIAYDFDETQAYNVMEKDDSAGNEQEKMQPSDLQATQAYGLGTSDDETDDNDERDNEEDIHQEKVSKPSELLVARNRIKQDNKNQPMTSDSLEATQAYGARNKTDETDDEHAVDQNEGSEEVRQHDRDQDGLQKIPLSRKDDLDFDKENSKTELTFLKPLSRKEDHTKMVCGLEETQAYDGESIDSGGIEATQAYGLEEPSVEEIKEAEIIAKASTADKGRRVKVNETPAPRSRRAKRMKEAEVEPVSVLETPLNKLSTGTDEPEIEPSVVKETPSVGRRGRGRRKKEVAVAGISQAVELSEETGSLESEQSTPAKQRGRGKGRGKKKQAPSVTDEEAVVTGVKGPEDPYVFDEVQEPTPARGKGRGKGRGKKAQTADGEFLVEVVEQHTKEECPECVLQNLEEATPARGRGRGKGKGKKTKTPAAKEKVASDKPVPAEDEQHQPESPVIVEPSEKLLQGRQRRATSTGTEFESSEDLSGSLSNEGSINKGSRGRKGRGRPKGVEETPAKKSRPGKEPYVTHSPSLHQEKQADESSPRVIFTGLVDKKSEKIPRLHYRWLPTLEAS; encoded by the exons ATGGATCTTGATCAAACACAAGCCATTTACGATCTTactgaagaagaagaagaggagcAGGTCGAATCGGAGAGGGATGTTAAGAAAGag gtagcATATCTTAAGGTGTTTTCCCAACAAGGATTCAAAGAAACTATCTTCCCAGTATTTAAAG gtgatAATTTCATTGGTAGAGACAGAAAATGTAGTATTACAATACCAATCAAG GGATTATCAAAGAAACATGCTTGTATTGAAGTACAAAGAGATCTGCATCTTATTCATGATTGTGAAAGCAAGAACAAGACCAAGAAAGGAAAG TCTTTTTTGAAGCCAACTATAAGGTATGAGCTTAGGCATGGTGACATGCTCACTTTTGGTGATGTGAAATGCCAGTTCTTGGTGGAAGCAGATAAAGAAGAG GATGACAATGATGAAACTGGTTCTGAAACAGGTTCAGAGTCTGTACTTCCAGAAGTGAACACtgaagaagaacaaaatagCGATGAGGCACCGTCTGCAGTGATAGAAAATGTAACAGAAATTCCCAGTGAAGAAGTGGAAGCTCGTCAACCATCTGGATTATCTAAG gaggaagaagaagaggcaTATGCTGCAGACACAGATTATGAGACAGATGAGGAGAAGCCTCTTGCCACTGCCCCTATTGTTCCTGTTGTATACAGCTCTGAAGAGGAATGTGAGACACCAGCAAGGTATAAGATTGCAA GTCCTTCATTGGACAAGAACCCAGGTGAAACACTGGCCTATGGTCTGGGAAGCTTAGAAGGTGTATTCAGAAACCG AGAATCTTCAGGATCTGCTGCATCTTACTCAGACAAAAAAGCCAGTGTTCCACCAACATTAATACTTAGCCCAGAATCAGATATACAGTCAGATGGAAAAGGTGATCGGCCTTCTTCTGACAACAATCAAAGTTCATTCAACAAGCCACCTGAACCAGGGGTCTCAGGAATGCATCCATCTTGTGCCCCTACACTTTTGTATGGTTCTGAATCTGATGATGGGAGCCCCCAAAGAAGGCCCAGGAACTTACAGGCTAGGGGCTCAGATGTGGAGGACCCCACCTGTGCACCTACACTGTTATGTGGATCTGAGTCGGAAGATGGATCACCTGTCAAAAGACCAAGTAGGAGAGGAGCCTCAAGTATGGCACTAGTGTTGGATGAATCTGATATTAATGTTGGTGATGATAACAAAGCACACAATGAAACCAATGGTTCTGGAGTTGATGTAGAAGAGCAAGTTGCTGCGGCCAAAGTGGATTCAACAGACGATGAAGATCAGAAATCAA atgATAAAAAGAACAGAGACTCTGATATGTATGGAGAGGACAGTGCTACACAACCTTATGCAGCTGACAGTAAAAAAGGTGAAGGCATTCCATTAAGGATTGAAAGCACAGATCAGAATGCATTTGATATGAATGCACCACGAAATGAACCTGACATGGAAGCAACCCAGGCCTATTTTTTTGAAGTTgctgatgatgaagatgataaaGTAGAGGAGCAAGATTCAGAGGGCTCAGACTCTCAGCCATTGCCTATCAGCCTAAGCGTCGTAGAAGATGAGAACAACATGGGGCCAACTATTGCTTATGATTTTGATGAAACACAGGCTTACAATGTTATGGAAAAAGATGACAGTGCTGGCAATGAACAAGAGAAGATGCAGCCAAGCGACTTGCAAGCTACTCAGGCCTATGGGCTTGGAACTAGTGATGATGAGactgatgataatgacgagAGGGATAACGAAGAAGACATTCATCAAGAAAAAGTTTCTAAACCATCTGAATTACTTGTAGCTAGGAATAGGATAAAACAGGACAACAAAAACCAGCCAATGACCTCTGACAGTTTAGAAGCAACACAAGCATATGGGGCCAGAAACAAAACTGATGAGACAGATGATGAACATGCTGTAGATCAGAATGAAGGTTCTGAAGAAGTGAGGCAGCATGACAGAGATCAAGATGGTTTACAAAAGATTCCACTCTCTAGGAAGGATGATCTTGATTTTGATAAAGAGAACAGCAAAACAGAGTTAACTTTCTTGAAGCCTCTCTCTAGGAAGGAAGATCATACTAAAATGGTGTGTGGACTAGAAGAGACACAAGCTTATGATGGAGAAAGCATTGATTCAG GTGGTATTGAAGCCACCCAAGCATACGGCCTTGAAGAGCCCTCGGTTGAGGAAATAAAGGAAGCTGAGATAATAGCAAAAGCCTCCACTGCTGATAAAGGTAGACGTGTTAAAGTGAATGAAACTCCAGCTCCAAGATCACGAAGAgcaaaaagaatgaaagaagcAGAGGTTGAGCCAGTTTCAGTTTTAGAAACACCACTCAACAAG CTGTCAACAGGAACTGATGAACCAGAAATTGAACCATCAGTGGTCAAGGAAACTCCCAGTGTTGGCAGAAGGGggagaggaagaagaaaaaaggaagtaGCAGTTGCAGGCATATCTCAG gcAGTTGAactttctgaagaaactggaTCTCTTGAGTCTGAACAATCTACACCTGCCAAGCAAAGAGGAAGGGGCAAAGGAAGAGGCAAGAAAAAACAGGCTCCATCAGTAACTGATGAGGAAGCTGTG GTCACAGGTGTGAAGGGACCAGAAGATCCTTATGTTTTTGATGAAGTACAAGAGCCAACACCGGCACGTGGTAAAGGCAGAGGAAAAGGCAGAGGGAAAAAGGCCCAAACAGCTGATGGGGAATTTCTGGTAGAG GTTGTGGAACAGCATACAAAGGAAGAGTGCCCAGAATGTGTTTTGCAAAATCTTGAAGAGGCAACACCAGCAAGAGGGAGAGGAAGGGGAAAaggaaaaggcaagaaaaccAAGACTCcagcagcaaaagaaaaagtg GCCTCTGATAAGCCTGTTCCAGCAGAGGATGAACAGCACCAGCCAGAATCACCTGTCATTGTTGAACCATCAGAAAAACTACTGCAAGGGAGGCAAAGAAGGGCCACATCTACAGGGACTGAATTTGAG tctTCTGAGGATTTGTCAGGGTCTCTATCTAATGAAGGTTCTATAAACAAAGGCTCTAGGGGAAGAAAAGGGCGTGGCAGACCAAAG GGAGTTGAGGAAACACCAGCAAAGAAAAGCAGGCCTGGGAAGGAACCATATGTGACTCACAGTCCATCCTTGCACCAGGAAAAACAAGCTGATGAAAGCAGTCCCAGAGTCATATTTACTGGGCTTGTGgacaaaaaaagtgaaaag ATACCACGATTGCATTACAGGTGGTTACCAACCTTGGAGGCCAGCTGA